One genomic window of Salvia miltiorrhiza cultivar Shanhuang (shh) chromosome 4, IMPLAD_Smil_shh, whole genome shotgun sequence includes the following:
- the LOC131021618 gene encoding BTB/POZ domain-containing protein At1g50280-like → MLDQAKLDDLLVFGGGDGVYDVNLVVRLIILFVYHYDNMSMERMVKVGFLIDMFLGEIGPDPTLRFTKFLAVAESLPDCARDSFDQVYRAIDIYLQI, encoded by the exons ATGCTCGATCAGGCGAAGCTAGACGACTTGCTGGTGTTCGGCGGCGGAGACGGAGTGTATGATGTGAATTTGGTGGTAAGGTTGATCATATTGTTCGTGTATCACTATGATAACATGTCAATGGAGAGGATGGTGAAAGTAGGGTTTCTGATTGATATGTTTCTGGGGGAGATTGGGCCTGATCCTACCCTCAGATTCACTAAGTTTCTTGCTGTTGCTGAGAGTTTGCCTGATTGTGCAAGAGATTCTTTTGATCAAGTTTATAGAGCAATTGATATATATCTTCAG ATATAA
- the LOC131021619 gene encoding heavy metal-associated isoprenylated plant protein 43-like — MVQKTVLKVNISCDKCKTNILKAVSGLQGVDKVEVDGAKGTVSVTGDADPYEIIVKTRKAGKFAEVVSIGPPPKPQEKKPEQKKPEEKKADHKPHDHIPFICPLCERLPVFPITPSEQPTPQCNIL; from the exons ATGGTTCAAAAGACTGTGTTGAAGGTCAACATATCATGCGACAAATGCAAGACCAACATCCTCAAAGCTGTATCAGGCTTACAAG GGGTTGATAAAGTGGAAGTGGATGGTGCAAAGGGAACAGTAAGCGTGACAGGTGATGCAGATCCCTACGAGATAATAGTAAAAACGAGGAAAGCTGGGAAATTTGCAGAAGTGGTGAGTATCGGGCCTCCTCCAAAACCTCAAGAGAAAAAGCCCGAACAGAAAAAGCCCGAAGAAAAAAAGGCAGACCACAAACCACATGACCACATTCCCTTCATTTGCCCACTTTGTGAGAGGTTGCCGGTTTTCCCCATTACCCCTTCGGAACAGCCTACTCCTCAATGCAACATcttgtga